CCGCGCGAATCGCCAACGTAATAAGCGCCGTTTCCTGTATATCGCCAAATTGAATGTCCATACCCTCACCTTATTCCTCGTTAGACCAGCCTGAATGCTGCGGCTACACAAAAAGTTAGGTTAGTATAACTTTTCCGAATTGCAAGGTGGAATTAGGGAGGCCTAATAATTAGGCGCTGAAGGCCCCGTCGCGGCTATTACGGGTGACAGGGGGACGGTTCCGCTGTCACCCTTCGCTTTCGCCCTGCACGGTTGCGCCCGAGGCAGCGGCGATAACAAGGCGACAAGACGAGAAAGGTGACAGAAGAACCGTCCCCTTGTCACCCCCGCCCTCTTGTTCACGTTACGTTGACGAACGCACAAGGGGAATCGCCCACCATTCCCTCGCGACATACACTGATGCATGTGCAACTCGACCAAGGAGACCAGCATGGACTTCAAGGACCGATCACCCGAATTGCAAGACGCCCGAAGAGGTATTGGCGCTCGCACGGGAATGATTCGTCGTTCCCCTCGAGAATGAACGGCCTTTGCCACCCACTGGCACGGACCCATTCCGCGCAGCCTTTTGCGACGAGAGGAGAGACCTTGATCAGGCGCACGCTCATGCAACGCGACCAGGAATTGGTCGACTTCGAAATAGACCTGGCAACGGGCACGGCTCACATCGTTGAAACGCACAACGACGAGCTATGCGCCGCCATTGGGATTGGCCCCAAAAACAGGGACGAAATGCTAACCGCCCTCATCCAGCGGCGGTCCATGTCGCGCATGCGCAGAGACAAAAGCGAAATCCTGGCGGCATTCAGGGCAAAGTCGCTTCTCGAACTCGCATTCAAGGGACACGGGCTCACCCTGTCCGACCAATTCTGGTATCGCGCACCTCATTCAACCGAGCGCTGGGCCGACATCAACTTCTTCGACAACGAGTGGAATCCGCAATTCGGCTCGACCATCCTGCGGGGCGATTACGCCCACCTACCAGATTGCTCGCTCGACGTGCCCGAAGTGACAACGCCCGGGCACGCCATCAAGGCATGGGAACGCACCAGCAAGGGCATCTATCTCATCAAGACGGGCGAATTCCCCAACGGCGCCGAACTCATCGGCGCCAAACTCGGATTCATCCTCTGTTCCCTCCTCCTTGGCAAGGATCACTGCATACCCATGGAAATGGCGGAACGCCATGGCAAACCATGCTCGGTAAGCCCGCTCATGCTGAACTCCAACGAGGAATTCGCCGACGGCAACCGGGTTTACGCAATGGCAGACATGTGGGATAGCCCCAATTTGGGAAAGGGCAGCGTCACAACGGAGGCATGCGACGAGCTCATAAACGCCTATACCGCCATCGGCGTACAGGACGCCTCGGCCCAAGTGGCCCGACGAGCCTGCTTCTTCAGCCTCTCGCTGCTGCTGGATTACACCCCGGGCAATTTCGGAGCCATCCGCGCAATCGGCTCGAACGAATGGCGCGTGGCACCCCTCTTCGACTACGACGGCTCGTTCGGCTTCCCGTTCAACGGCATTTCGATTTCCTCCCTATGCGAGAATCCCATGTTCGTTCAGCTGTTCTGCGCGCATCGCTTCGCATTCCTCAAATCGTCTTGGGACTGGTCGTGGTGCAACCCGCGCGTGCTCGACGGCTTCGAGGACACCATCATGAAGGCATACTCCTCCTGCCAGGGGCTTCCCCTCGGGTTCGCGGAGCTCATCTCCCACCTGTTCGTCTCGCAACGCGATTACGTCAGCAAGATCGTAGCAGGCGAGGAATAGTAGCTTCACCCAAAGCGCCTTGGCGCGCAGGAGCTACTACGCAACTACGCTACCAGCCACTTGTATTTCTCGACGCTATACAGCGGAATGAGCGGAATCATGATGGGCGTCGTTTTCACGTAGCGCTGATATTCCGGGTCGTCGCCGTACGACTTATTCTGGCGAATCTCCAGCCTGCGGGCACCACCGAACATAACGTAGATAATGCCCAGATAGCCCAGGAGCGCCACGATCCATTGCAGCGGATCGGCGCAAATCGTAATGCCGCCGACAAACACGCCCGTCCAGAACAGCATCTCGCCAAAGTAGTTCGGGCAACGAACGATGCGGAACAGGCCCGTGTCAACGAAGCGACCGGGGTTTACCTTCTTCGCGGCATTCTTCTGCAGGTCGGCCACGGATTCCACCAGCAGTCCCACGAGACTAATGACCATGCCAACGATCAGCAGCGTATCGGACCCAGAGCCATTGGCAATTCGGAAGATGACCGGAGATGTCTGGCACGCATAGAGAAGCGCAGCGGTAATCCAGATGGCGCACTTGGCGACCATGCTCATGCCGTCGCCGCTTTTGATTTCGGTCTTCATCTTGGAGTTGTAGCTCGACGAACGCAGCTCTCGGAAGATAAGGTACCCACCAAGCCTGATACCGTACGCAATGAACAGGATGCAAGCGCACACTATGCCCGCAGTCAGCTGTTCGCGCGCTGCAATAAGCAATGCCACGCCAATGGCCGCAATCGACAGGCCGTAGCCAATCGAGATAAACCAGACGTACTTCTTGAAACCGACGGCGCTAAACACGAGCGCGACGGCCAGCATCGCTACAAACAATAGCATTTCAATCCTCCGAACAAGATTTCGCTACTCGGGTACCCGAACTCCGTACATATGACGCAAAATGAGACGCTTCGCCGTGCGATCGCCAAACAGCTTGGTGACCTGGTCAACCGCAGGACCGCCCTCATCGAATAGCCTTTCTGCGAAGGCCTGCACCTTCGCAGCCTTCTGCTCCCGATCGCAGGCCGGGGCGGAAGCAAGCGACGCCACATAGCCCGCCAGGAAATCCACGGAGGCGTGCGACATCCGCTCCGTCATCCCTTTGGCCTTCTTGTGAAACGAACAGGGATACAGCACATCATCGTACCAACGGGGATCCCCCGCCGGAGCATCGGGAACGTCGGCGTATTGCGCGCGAACGGACTCAAGCGCCTCCAGGCATTCCGCTGGCCAAGGCTGAAGCTGCGTGTCGTACACTTCCGCTATCTGGACCTCGGTGCCAAAGGCCTTCACCCAATCAAGGTTGCAAAGAGGAGCGTTGACGCAGGTAGGAGCAATAACCGCCGTCTCCATGCGCATAAGGCCGAAGAATGCCTTCATCCTCATGACGCACAGATGGCCGACTCCCGAAACCGCCCAACTCTCGGTCTCGAACGTCATACCCTTCGCGGACAGGCGTGCGTCCGCCCCCAGGTCTTCTTGCTGCAATTCGTACGTGTGCTCCAGCGCAGGGATAACGCTGTCGCGAAGCGTCGTTCGTTTTGCCATGAGACCTCCCGTAACCGTGCAAACAGCTTGCGCCATCTGCTTTTTCGCCACCATCCAATTGTACTCGACCTTCGTCGCCGCCCCCAACAACAAGCACTCCACCAGGCCGCAAACAGACCCCTTTGCCCAACGGAAAACACCTCGTAGATTCCAACGCCGTCAGTCGCAACAAGGCCATTTCAACGAATGGTAACAAAGCAGTATCAATTATGAAATGGGAGCGCAACAAAGGACGGGAGCGAAGATGCGCGCCACAGCCCCCACGCGATAATAAGCACGCACAAGCGGTTTCATTCGCTAACGATACCGAAACGAGGGGAAGGATCGAGGATGGCAGAACAGGGCAAGAAATTGACCCCCGAGGAGATACTGGAAGCCGCAAAGGAAGAAGGCTACGCGCTCTCGGACGAAGAGCTTGAAAGTGTCGTCGGTGGCGGCGAGTGGAAAAACGAAGCCTGCCCCAATTGCGGGCATACGGGCACTATGTATTGCCCCGGCTCTGGGGTATCGCGCTGCGGCAAGTGCGGCAGCACCTGGTAGATCAAGCAAATTCCCACGAGGGGTCAAATAAGATAGCCGAGACCGAACGCTCGGCAAACCGACAGGAGGTTCATCATGTGCTTCAGGCCTAGCGCGCTACACGCATCAGAGTCGCAAATCGAAACGGGGACGTGCCCAAGCTGCGGGCAGCCCGTGGCGGCAGACGCCGGCACCACATCCGGCACATGCCCGTACTGCGGCAATCCCATCCCCATCAATTCCACCAACGAGGGTGACGCAAAGAATCCGGGCAACAGCCCCAAGATCCTCTAGAGGGGAACGCACCGCGAGTTGCACTCGCCGCGTTACTGCGCAACCTATAACGTAATCGTAACTAAGGAGAATCCCTCTTACCAGGGACGCTCCTTTGTTGCGTCTGAACGACAACCGCACACACCGCTCACCCAGGAGAACGATGGCAAGGAACGCTTCGAAACGCTTCACGCCCGGAAGGGGCGCGCTCGTCACGCTGGTGCTCGTGG
This genomic stretch from Denitrobacterium detoxificans harbors:
- a CDS encoding DUF1295 domain-containing protein, whose translation is MLLFVAMLAVALVFSAVGFKKYVWFISIGYGLSIAAIGVALLIAAREQLTAGIVCACILFIAYGIRLGGYLIFRELRSSSYNSKMKTEIKSGDGMSMVAKCAIWITAALLYACQTSPVIFRIANGSGSDTLLIVGMVISLVGLLVESVADLQKNAAKKVNPGRFVDTGLFRIVRCPNYFGEMLFWTGVFVGGITICADPLQWIVALLGYLGIIYVMFGGARRLEIRQNKSYGDDPEYQRYVKTTPIMIPLIPLYSVEKYKWLVA